The window ATCTGTTTTGGGTATAGGTGAGATATGCCTGCTTTTCGGCCCTGGTCAGAGCAACATAAAACAACCTTCGCTCCTCCTCCAGTTCGCTCCTTGTGTGCATGCTCATGGCCGATGGAAACAAATCCTCTTCCATACCCACGATGTATACATATGGAAACTCGAGGCCCTTGGCCAAGTGAATGGTCATCAAAGCGACCCTGTCATCATCGCCAACATCCTTATCCATGTCCGTGGCAAGCGCCACATCTTCCAAAAATTCCGTCAAACTGCCCGTTGCATCCGCAATCTCTTTTTGACCTTCCACAAAGTCCTTGATACCGTTCAAGAGTTCCTCAATATTCTCCATTCGGGCTATCCCTTCGGGAGTCCCATCTTTTTTGAACTCCAACAAAAGTCCCGTTTTCTTGGCCACGTGCTCCGCTAACGTAAAGGCATCCGAACCCTCGTTCATGATCTGGAAACTCTTGATCATGGTAACGAAGTCCGCTAATTTGCGTTTGGTCCCTGCATTGATGTTCAAATTGAGTTTGTCCAGATTGTCCATTACCTCATAAATGGAGCGGCCATAATGGTTCGCTGCCACCACTAGCCTATCAATGGTCGTCTGACCAATGCCCCGCGTAGGGAAGTTGATCACCCGCTTTAGTGCCTCTTCATCTTTTGGGTTTACAATCAACCGTAAATAGGCCAATACATCTTTAATCTCCTTTCGTTGGTAAAAGGAAAGCCCACCGTAAATCCGATAAGGAATATCACGTTTGCGAAGTGCATCCTCAATAGCTCGGGATTGGGAGTTGGTGCGGTACAATACGGCAAAATCCCCGTTCTGCATCTGTTGTTGCATCTTATTCTCAAAAATGGAACCCGCCACATATCGTCCTTCCTCTGCATCGGTTACGCTTCGATGTATTTTTATAAGTCCTCCATCGTCATTTGAAGTCCAAACATTTTTCTCCAGCTGATTTTTGTTGTTGGCAATGATGGAATTGGCTGCGTTTACAATATTCTTGGTGGAACGATAATTTTGTTCCAAACGGTAAACGGCCACATCATCATAATCCCGTTGAAAATTGAGGATATTGCTGATGTTCGCCCCTCGGAAGGAATAGATACTTTGGGCATCGTCACCCACCACACAAATGTTTTGGTAGCGGTCGGACAATGCCTTCACGATCAAATACTGGGAATGATTGGTATCCTGATACTCATCCACCAAAATATATCGGAAACGGTCCTGATATTTCATCAACACCTCAGGAAATCGGGTCAAGAGCTCATTGGTGCGCAACAAAAGGTCGTCAAAATCCATCGCACCTGCCTTAAAACAGCGGTCCACGTAGTTTTGGTAGATTTCTCCCAATCGAGGTCGCTTGGCCATGGCATCGGCCTCCATCAATTCTGGATTTTGAAAATATGCCTTAACGGTAATCAAACTGTTTTTGTAGGATGAAATTCGGTTCTGCACCTGTTTGTACTTGTACACATCCTTGTCCAGTCCCATTTCCTTGATGATGGATGCAATCAAGCGTTGTGAATCTTGGGTGTCGTAAATCGTAAAGTTGCTCGGAAACCCCAGTTTATCGCCATCAAAACGAAGCAATTTGGCAAAAACGGAGTGGAACGTACCCATCCAAAGATTTTTCGCTTCGGAATTCCCAACAATGGTGGCAATACGCTTTTTCATTTCGCGCGCCGCCTTATTGGTAAAGGTAAGGGCCAAAATATTAAAGGAATCCACGCCCTGTTCCATCAAATGGGCAATCCTGTAGGTCAAAACACGGGTCTTACCAGAACCGGCACCGGCAATCACCATTAGGGGACCATCCTTGTGCAGCACGGGAGCGCGCTGCGCATCATTCAATTCATCCAAAAAAGTACTCAAGGGCTCGAAGCTTTTAAAGTAGGCGTGAAATTAGCCATTATTGCTCTTTTGCTGAAATCAAGCTTTCAATATTTATAAACAGTGAACGTGGAATTAGCCTCTTTTTTAAATATATTTAACATCTCAACTAAAATAACCAATGAAATTTCAACAATTTTCGGTATTTCTTCTTTTTTTTACAGGATTTTATGCGTTTTCACAGCAGACCCAAACAGGTCCCATCATTCAGGACTACGGTGCCGTTTGGGAAATTGAAAATCCCGACTTTGCAACGGACAAATCGCAGGAGTTCAAAGTGGTTTTTGATGTAAAGGTTGGTCCGGAATCCGACACCGAGGTCAACAGAAACCTAAACACCGTTGCCCGCTTTTTAAACATGCATGCACAGCATGGTGTGCCAGCCTCTCAACTAAAGGTAGCCCTAATCGTTCATGGGACGGCTGCCAGGAACCTATTGACCGATGAAGGCCATCAACAACGTTATGGTGTTCCTAATCCCAACCGTGAGCTTGTGGAGCAATTAATGGAAGCCAATGTGGAGGTGATCATGTGCGGGCAGTCCTCAAAAACCAGGGACCTACCCAAGGAAGAACTCATTCCAGGGGTGAAAATAGCCCTATCGGCCATGACAGCCAACATTCAGCTACAAAACCAAGGATACCGACCTATTAACCTTTAAACCAACACAATTATGAAGAAATTTTTAGCACTTGCCGTATGTTTCGCAAGTATGGGTATATATGCCCAAGAACATGGACTTGAAAATGATATTGCCGCCGTGGAATCGAAAGTCATCGAATGGCGACGCGACATCCACCAACATCCAGAGCTCAGTAACCGCGAGTTCAAGACCGCTGAAAAAATTGCAGCGCACCTAAAATCTTTGGGGATGGAAGTGCAAACAGGAGTTGCACATACGGGCGTTGTAGGTTTGCTCAAGGGAGACCATCCTGGAAAAGTGGTTGCTTTGAGGGCTGACATTGATGCGCTACCCGTTACCGAACGTAACGATTTGCCCTTTAAATCAGAAGTGAAATCTGAATACTTGGGCGAAGAGGTGGGCGTTATGCACGCCTGTGGGCATGATACCCATATCGCCATTTTGATGGGCACTGCCGAGGTATTGGCCAAAAACAAGGACAAAATCCATGGAACCGTCAAATTCATTTTCCAGCCTGCCGAGGAAGGCGCACCTCCTGGAGAGGAAGGCGGTGCTGCACTCATGGTAAAGGAAGGAGTGCTTGAAAATCCCAAAGTGGATGCCATTTATGGGCTTCATATTGGTTCCTATCTTCCTGTGGGACATATTGCCTATAAACCAGGAGGTGCTCTGGCAGCTGCCCAGCGGTTTGTGGTAAAAATTAAAGGAAAGCAGTCGCACGGTTCCCAACCTTGGGGCGGTGTTGACCCGATTTACGTCGCTTCCAAAATTGTGGATGGATTCCAATCTATCATTAGTCGCGAATTGGAACTGACCAAGGAGGCCGCAGTAATCACCGTTGGAAAAATAAGTGGAGGGGTCCGAAACAACATCATTCCGGAAAGTGCCGAACTCATCGGAACCATTCGAACCTTGGATTACGATATGCAAAAGCAGGTTAACGAACGAATGAAAGGAATGGCATCCACCATTGCCAAAGCTTACCGTGCCGAGGCCATTGTGGAAATTGACAAAGGGGTGCCTATCACTTACAATGATGTAGACCTTACCGCTGCTTCACTGCCCAGTTTGCAACAAGTGGCAGGAGAAGACAACGTGCATTTGATCAAGGCCATAACCGGAGCAGAGGATTTTTCGTTTTATCAGGAGAAAATTCCGGGCTTCTTTTATATTTTGGGGGGAAAGGACCCCAATGCTGGCCCAGATGATCATTTTCCGCACCACACTCCTGACTTTAAAATTGATGATAGTGGCCTGCAGCTAGGGGTAAAAGCCATGACGGAAATCGCATTGGATTATTTGGATAGAAGCAAATAGACCAACTTTAAGATACCTAATGAGCCCCAATATCCCCATCCGTTTGGAATTTGGATATTGGGGCTTGATATTTGTAGGTAATCCTTCAAACCATATAAATGCATTCATTCCTTGATTTTATCGGTTACATTCCCTGGTGGGCCTGGGTTTTGATTTTTTTGTTCTCGGTCGCTATACGTGATATCTTTTTTCAAAAGGCACATACGATATCACATAATTATCCTATTGTGGGACATCTTAGGTACTGGCTGGAAAGTATAGGCCCCGAAATGCGCCAGTACTTCGTAGCTAATAATCGGGAGGAGCTTCCATTCAACCGTATTGAGCGAAGTTGGATTTATGCATCAGCAAAAAAAGAGAACAATTATGAAGGTTTCGGAACGGATAGGGATATTTACAAGCACCAGCATATTTTTATAAAAAATGCAATGATCGGATTCCAAATGCCCGAAACGCACCCCAACAAAAAGAAACCTTATTTCTTGCCCTGCGCCAAAGTAATGGGTGCTTATAACCAGCGTAGAAAACCATATCGCCCGGCTTCTATTATCAATGTTTCGGCCATGAGTTTTGGGTCGCTATCCGCTGCTGCCATTGAATCGTTGAACAAAGGTGTAGAACAATGTGGAGCTTATCACAATACAGGAGAAGGAGGACTTTCTCCTTACCACAAACAAGGCGGTGACGTTATTTTTCATTTTGGTACAGGCTATTTTGGTGTTCGCTCAAGGGAAGGTGGCTTTTCCATGGACAAATTAAAAGTGCTGGTAGATGAAAATCCTTGTATCAAGGCCATTGAGATCAAACTTTCCCAAGGTGCAAAACCGGGTAAGGGCGGAGTACTTCCCGGCTCCAAAATCACCCATGAACTCGCTGATATACGGGGAGTAGAGGTAGGTAAAGATGTAATCTCCCCTCCTACCCACAAAGCATTTAGCAATATTCCCGAGCTTTTGGAATTGATTGAATCCATTGCCGAAGAAACTGGTCTTCCAGTTGGAATAAAGGCGGCTATTGGTAAAATTGAGCAATGGGAGGAGCTAGCAGATTTGATGAAAAAGAAAGGGAAAGGACCTGATTTCATCACGATTGATGGTGGCGAAGGAGGAACCGGAGCCGCACCTCCAAGCTTTGCAGACCATGTCTCATTACCGTGGACGTACGGGTTTTCCAAAGTGTACAGCCTTTTCATGGAGCACGGACTAACGGAGCGCATCGTATTTATAGGTAGCGGTAAATTGGGGTTCCCAGGGAAAGCCGCAATGGCGTTTGCCATGGGAGCAGATTGTATCAATGTAGCACGAGAGGCCATGATGAGCATTGGCTGTATTCAGGCGCAAGTATGCCATACCAATAGATGCCCCACCGGTGTTGCGACCCAAAACAAATGGCTGCAAAAGGGCATCAATGTACCTCTAAAATCCGATAGGTTGGCGCAATACTTCAAAACCTTTCGAAAGGAGTTGTTGGAGATTACCCATGCCGCAGGTTATGAACATCCCTGCCAATTTAATATGGATGATGTGCAAGTAAATGTGGATGATGATTATCTTAGCAGCGATTTAAAGTCTGTTTATGGTTATCAAAAGGAAAAAGTGAATTTTAATTCAATGCAACAACTTTTTGATTGCGAACATTTAGGCGGAAAAAAAGCTTTGGAAAAAACGTTTTAATTTAAACCCAAATATTCAACAAGTAACTATACTACTTATGAAAAGAAATTTACTCCTACTCCTATGTTTGACAATGGTCACAAGTGCTTTTGCGCAGCGTAAAAGCGAGCTTTTTGCTGAGATAGACACCTTAAAATCCAGGATTTCGCAAGTGGAGCAAGAATTGGCAAAGGCCAAACGTGAAATATCTTCCAGCAGTGCGGAGGCAGAAGCGCTAAGGGCCGAAAATGTGAGCCTACGCGATGCCAACGCTACGCTTTTGGGGAATTTGAGCAACTTCTCGGAACTCTCCAAACAAAATTCCGAAAACGTCAATAAGGCCATGGCAGCTTTGGCCCGAAAAGAAAAACAGTTGAGTGGAATCAACGATATGATTTCGGCCAACGATTCCACTGCCATTGTGTCCTTAACACGTATTAAACAGACGTTGGGAGAAAACGCCAATGTTGCCGTGGAAGGTGGAGTCATTGTCATCAGCAATAGCTTGAACGGACTATTTGGTTCGGATACGGCTACCGAACTCACCGAAGAGGGCAAGACATGGTTGGCAAGTGTAGCAAAAGTGATCAAATCCAATCCGAATTTTAAGACAGAAGTCCAAGGTTTGAACATCACCGGTGAATTTGGTCCTACATTCAATCAAGTTGCTTCCGTAGCATCGGAATTGGTCACCAATTTGGAAATTCCTGCGGAGCGTATCGCGGTTTCGGCCAAGGATGGGAACTTTAAGGAAGGAGTGAACATCAGACTGCAGCCCGATTACAAAGGTTTTTATGCCCAAGCCAAAGAAAGTGCCAAAGCGGCCCAATAAGGCAAAAATCAATATACTTTTTGTGGTTTTGATGCGTTCTTGGTAGTGTAAAATCAACAAAAAAAAACCATACTACCTTATGAGT is drawn from Flagellimonas sp. MMG031 and contains these coding sequences:
- a CDS encoding DsrE family protein; this translates as MKFQQFSVFLLFFTGFYAFSQQTQTGPIIQDYGAVWEIENPDFATDKSQEFKVVFDVKVGPESDTEVNRNLNTVARFLNMHAQHGVPASQLKVALIVHGTAARNLLTDEGHQQRYGVPNPNRELVEQLMEANVEVIMCGQSSKTRDLPKEELIPGVKIALSAMTANIQLQNQGYRPINL
- a CDS encoding amidohydrolase, with translation MKKFLALAVCFASMGIYAQEHGLENDIAAVESKVIEWRRDIHQHPELSNREFKTAEKIAAHLKSLGMEVQTGVAHTGVVGLLKGDHPGKVVALRADIDALPVTERNDLPFKSEVKSEYLGEEVGVMHACGHDTHIAILMGTAEVLAKNKDKIHGTVKFIFQPAEEGAPPGEEGGAALMVKEGVLENPKVDAIYGLHIGSYLPVGHIAYKPGGALAAAQRFVVKIKGKQSHGSQPWGGVDPIYVASKIVDGFQSIISRELELTKEAAVITVGKISGGVRNNIIPESAELIGTIRTLDYDMQKQVNERMKGMASTIAKAYRAEAIVEIDKGVPITYNDVDLTAASLPSLQQVAGEDNVHLIKAITGAEDFSFYQEKIPGFFYILGGKDPNAGPDDHFPHHTPDFKIDDSGLQLGVKAMTEIALDYLDRSK
- a CDS encoding FMN-binding glutamate synthase family protein — its product is MHSFLDFIGYIPWWAWVLIFLFSVAIRDIFFQKAHTISHNYPIVGHLRYWLESIGPEMRQYFVANNREELPFNRIERSWIYASAKKENNYEGFGTDRDIYKHQHIFIKNAMIGFQMPETHPNKKKPYFLPCAKVMGAYNQRRKPYRPASIINVSAMSFGSLSAAAIESLNKGVEQCGAYHNTGEGGLSPYHKQGGDVIFHFGTGYFGVRSREGGFSMDKLKVLVDENPCIKAIEIKLSQGAKPGKGGVLPGSKITHELADIRGVEVGKDVISPPTHKAFSNIPELLELIESIAEETGLPVGIKAAIGKIEQWEELADLMKKKGKGPDFITIDGGEGGTGAAPPSFADHVSLPWTYGFSKVYSLFMEHGLTERIVFIGSGKLGFPGKAAMAFAMGADCINVAREAMMSIGCIQAQVCHTNRCPTGVATQNKWLQKGINVPLKSDRLAQYFKTFRKELLEITHAAGYEHPCQFNMDDVQVNVDDDYLSSDLKSVYGYQKEKVNFNSMQQLFDCEHLGGKKALEKTF